One genomic segment of Arcobacter porcinus includes these proteins:
- a CDS encoding OmpA family protein, producing the protein MYKKQEEKEENFWISYADLMAGLLFVFILIVALIVIKYIHTENTLVNSEDRNSRLINKLKDIENTNLELINQIKNIEKLYSQTLNSLENSDENLKIVLNELENQYNQNLQKEEELENINILNEELLVNLSESSKINQELQNKLDGSLEEIILKDQNILKLKDEFEEAKDKIKKLGGIKLELISKIKVKLKDAVNIDEKSGAIKFSSNILFDKNSFALKNESKQELSGALKRYFDVLLKDEDIKKYIETITIEGYTDSDGTYLTNLYLSQKRALSVMQFLYDENIVEKELLNSFVSSSGKSSSNLIYDSKDIEDKDASRRIEIKFTIKNEEAIKELQDYFKKSENEDNK; encoded by the coding sequence ATGTATAAAAAACAAGAAGAAAAAGAGGAAAACTTTTGGATATCTTATGCTGATTTAATGGCTGGATTATTATTTGTTTTTATATTAATAGTTGCATTGATTGTAATAAAATATATTCATACAGAAAATACTTTAGTAAATAGTGAAGATAGAAACTCAAGGCTTATTAATAAATTAAAAGATATTGAAAATACAAATTTAGAGCTAATAAATCAAATTAAAAATATAGAAAAACTATATTCTCAAACCCTAAATAGTTTGGAAAATAGTGATGAGAATTTAAAAATAGTTTTAAATGAGTTAGAAAATCAATATAATCAAAATCTTCAAAAAGAGGAAGAGCTTGAAAATATAAATATTTTAAATGAGGAATTACTTGTAAACTTAAGTGAAAGCTCTAAAATAAATCAAGAATTACAAAATAAATTAGATGGAAGTTTAGAAGAGATTATTTTAAAAGATCAAAATATATTAAAACTAAAAGATGAGTTTGAAGAAGCAAAAGATAAAATAAAAAAACTAGGTGGAATAAAGCTTGAACTTATCTCTAAAATAAAAGTAAAGCTTAAAGATGCCGTAAATATAGATGAAAAAAGTGGAGCCATAAAATTCTCTTCAAATATTTTGTTTGATAAAAATTCATTTGCTTTAAAAAATGAATCAAAACAAGAACTAAGTGGAGCTTTAAAAAGATATTTTGATGTTTTATTAAAAGATGAAGATATAAAAAAATATATAGAAACAATAACAATTGAAGGATATACAGATAGTGATGGAACTTATCTTACAAATCTATATCTATCACAAAAAAGAGCTTTGAGTGTAATGCAGTTTTTATATGATGAAAATATTGTTGAAAAAGAGCTATTAAATAGTTTTGTAAGTTCAAGTGGTAAATCATCTTCAAATTTGATTTATGACTCAAAAGATATTGAAGATAAAGATGCTTCAAGAAGAATAGAGATTAAATTTACTATTAAAAATGAAGAAGCTATAAAAGAACTTCAAGACTATTTTAAAAAGAGTGAAAATGAAGATAACAAATAG